In Helianthus annuus cultivar XRQ/B chromosome 3, HanXRQr2.0-SUNRISE, whole genome shotgun sequence, a single window of DNA contains:
- the LOC110929943 gene encoding BI1-like protein — translation MFEFTRIHTKEDHEGDIEQGTLYPGLSHGENVLRWGFIRKVYGILAAQMVLTTAVSFLTVLYAPINDLLRGNSGLLMFLVFLPFVLLWPLHVYQQKHPLNLVFLGLFTASLSLTVGVSCAANTDGKIVLEALILTSAVVSSLTAYTFWASKKGKDFSFLGPILFTSLVILLVTSFMQVFFPLGPATNAIIGGFGAVLFSGYIIYDTENLIKRFTYDEYIWASVTLYLDILNLFLSILRMLRQGDN, via the exons ATGTTCGAATTCACCAGAATCCACACCAAAGAAGACCACGAAGGTGACATCGAGCAGGGAACTCTGTACCCCGGACTCAGCCATGGTGAAAACGTCCTTCGTTGGGGCTTCATCCGCAAGGTTTACGGCATTCTCGCTGCTCAGATGGTCCTCACCACCGCCGTTTCCTTTCTCACCGTTCTTTATGCTCCGATCAACGACCTTCTTCGTGGAAATTCTGGCCTCTTGATGTTTCTTGTCTTCTTGCCGTTTGTTC TGTTGTGGCCGTTGCATGTGTATCAACAAAAGCACCCACTCAACTTGGTTTTCCTTGGACTCTTCACAGCATCTCTGAGTCTGACTGTAGGTGTAAGCTGCGCCGCCAACACAGATG GAAAGATCGTCCTCGAAGCGTTGATTTTAACGTCAGCAGTGGTTTCATCTCTGACTGCATACACTTTCTGGGCATCAAAGAAGGGCAAAGACTTCAGCTTCCTGGGACCCATTTTGTTCACCAGTCTCGTCATTCTTTTGGTCACTAGTTTCATGCAG GTGTTCTTCCCACTTGGACCTGCTACAAATGCCATTATTGGTGGATTTGGTGCGGTGTTGTTTTCTGGGTACATAATCTACGACACAGAAAACTTGATTAAGCGATTTACATACGATGAATACATCTGGGCATCAGTCACTCTCTATCTTGACATATTGAACCTCTTCCTTTCAATCCTGCGGATGCTGAGACAAGGAGACAATTAG